The following proteins come from a genomic window of Elusimicrobiota bacterium:
- the gyrB gene encoding DNA topoisomerase (ATP-hydrolyzing) subunit B, with translation MEKPKNKSYDSSSIQVLEGLEAVRHRPAMYIGSTGPTGLHHLVYEAVDNSIDEVLAGEAKSVDVTIHEDNSVTVLDDGRGIPVAPKNDVSDPKLKGKSALEIVMTILHAGGKFEQNAYKYSGGLHGVGISCVNALSDWMKVEVYRDGKTYAQGYKRGKPDQDVKATGKSDERGTRVTFHPDPEIFGDIQYSFDTLSARLRELAFLNPGARITILDERDDKQHAFHYEGGINEFVKFMNAHKNPLHPEPITLKKERDEVLVEVAIQYNDSYNEQIYSFVNNINTKDGGTHLSGFRSAITRVMNDYIKKHDLLKGKDFSVTGDDTREGLTAVISIKMASTKLQFEGQTKGKLGNTEIEGLVKSIVGDALTTFFEENPNTAKNICEKAILSAEAREAARKARELTRRKGALDGASLPGKLADCQERDPAKSEIYLVEGDSAGGSAKQGRDRAFQAILPLKGKILNVEKSRLTKMLANDEIRTLITALGCGVGQKEGEDGINLAKLRYHRVIIMTDADVDGAHIRTLLLTFFFRQMTPLIEKGYIYIAQPPLYKVKKSKKEMYVDTDEKMDEWLLSEGLEHADVLNLAKGKNGAKIDPAKLKGAFKAMAEVEALRKRLHKKGVEWADFLALRKKGEFPLYRVEEETGPRFLHSEKEAKQWREGFIETRKAKLQKELAASGESSTGSAGVEEEDLSAYMKELLELKKLNTLADKLQDVGFDVTLEEAGKPEDTVKPLYRVSINGEDKDVLSVAELLEAIKDAGRKGATIQRYKGLGEMNPQQLWETTMDPTHRKLLRVKLEPNSSEADDVFTVLMGDKVEPRRQFIESHAADVQNLDI, from the coding sequence ATGGAAAAACCCAAAAACAAATCCTACGACTCCTCGTCCATTCAGGTGCTGGAAGGGCTGGAGGCCGTCCGCCACCGCCCCGCCATGTACATCGGTTCCACGGGGCCCACGGGGCTCCACCACCTGGTCTACGAGGCCGTGGACAACTCCATCGACGAAGTGTTGGCGGGCGAGGCCAAGTCCGTCGACGTGACGATCCACGAGGACAACTCGGTCACCGTCCTCGACGACGGCCGCGGCATCCCGGTGGCGCCCAAAAACGACGTGTCCGACCCCAAGCTCAAGGGCAAATCGGCCTTGGAAATCGTCATGACCATCCTGCACGCCGGCGGCAAGTTCGAGCAGAACGCCTACAAATATTCCGGCGGCCTCCACGGGGTCGGCATTTCTTGCGTGAACGCCCTGTCCGATTGGATGAAGGTCGAAGTCTACCGCGACGGCAAGACTTACGCGCAAGGCTACAAGCGCGGGAAACCCGACCAGGACGTCAAAGCCACGGGCAAATCCGACGAGCGGGGGACCCGGGTGACCTTCCATCCCGACCCGGAGATCTTCGGCGACATCCAATACTCCTTCGACACCTTGTCCGCCCGCCTGCGGGAGCTGGCCTTCCTCAACCCCGGGGCGCGCATCACCATCCTCGACGAGCGGGACGACAAGCAGCACGCGTTCCATTACGAGGGTGGGATCAACGAATTCGTGAAGTTCATGAACGCCCACAAGAACCCGCTCCACCCCGAACCCATCACCCTCAAAAAAGAGCGGGACGAGGTGTTGGTGGAGGTGGCGATCCAATACAACGACAGCTACAACGAGCAGATTTATTCCTTCGTCAACAACATCAACACCAAGGACGGCGGCACCCACCTCTCCGGTTTCCGGTCGGCCATCACCCGCGTGATGAACGACTACATAAAAAAGCACGACTTGCTGAAGGGCAAGGATTTCTCGGTGACCGGCGACGACACCCGAGAAGGTTTGACCGCCGTCATTTCGATCAAGATGGCGTCCACGAAGCTCCAGTTCGAGGGTCAGACCAAGGGCAAGCTGGGCAACACCGAAATCGAGGGCCTGGTGAAATCCATCGTGGGCGACGCGCTGACGACCTTCTTCGAGGAAAACCCCAACACCGCCAAAAACATTTGTGAAAAGGCGATCCTATCCGCCGAGGCGCGCGAAGCCGCCCGCAAGGCGCGCGAGCTGACCCGCCGCAAGGGCGCCCTGGACGGGGCGTCCCTCCCCGGGAAACTTGCCGACTGCCAGGAGCGCGACCCCGCCAAATCCGAGATCTACCTCGTCGAAGGCGATTCCGCCGGCGGGTCGGCCAAGCAAGGCCGGGACCGGGCCTTCCAGGCGATCCTGCCCCTCAAGGGCAAAATCCTGAACGTCGAAAAGTCGCGGCTCACGAAAATGCTGGCCAACGATGAAATCCGAACCTTGATCACGGCTCTGGGCTGCGGCGTGGGTCAAAAAGAGGGCGAGGACGGCATCAACCTGGCGAAATTGCGGTATCACCGCGTGATCATCATGACCGACGCCGACGTGGACGGCGCCCACATCCGCACATTGCTCCTGACGTTCTTTTTCCGTCAGATGACGCCCCTCATCGAAAAGGGCTACATCTACATCGCGCAACCGCCTCTCTACAAGGTCAAAAAAAGCAAAAAAGAAATGTACGTCGACACCGACGAGAAGATGGACGAGTGGCTGTTGTCGGAGGGGCTGGAGCACGCCGACGTGTTGAACCTCGCCAAAGGAAAGAACGGCGCCAAGATCGACCCCGCGAAGCTCAAGGGGGCTTTTAAGGCCATGGCCGAGGTGGAAGCCCTGCGCAAACGCCTGCACAAGAAGGGCGTGGAATGGGCCGACTTCCTGGCCCTGCGAAAAAAAGGCGAGTTCCCCCTCTACCGGGTGGAAGAGGAAACCGGCCCCCGGTTCCTTCACAGCGAAAAAGAGGCCAAACAATGGCGCGAGGGGTTCATCGAAACGCGCAAGGCCAAACTGCAAAAGGAGCTCGCCGCCTCCGGCGAATCGTCCACGGGTTCCGCCGGCGTCGAAGAGGAGGACTTGAGCGCCTACATGAAGGAACTCTTGGAACTTAAAAAATTAAACACCCTGGCGGATAAACTGCAGGACGTGGGGTTCGACGTCACGCTCGAAGAGGCCGGCAAGCCGGAAGACACTGTCAAACCCCTCTACCGGGTCAGCATCAACGGGGAGGACAAGGACGTGTTGTCCGTGGCGGAGCTTCTGGAAGCCATCAAGGACGCCGGCCGCAAGGGCGCGACGATTCAGCGTTACAAGGGGTTGGGCGAAATGAACCCGCAACAGCTGTGGGAAACCACCATGGACCCGACCCACCGCAAACTCCTGCGGGTGAAGCTGGAGCCCAACAGCTCGGAAGCCGACGACGTCTTCACCGTGCTCATGGGCGACAAGGTGGAGCCGCGGCGGCAGTTCATTGAGTCCCACGCGGCGGACGTGCAGAACCTCGACATTTGA
- a CDS encoding DUF721 domain-containing protein, translating into MRKVRDPKPKKLAPARDLVAAVLAKSGFRTGDFPIFEAWDRALGPDAGKARAVGLKQGRLYVEVDSPVRQHGLTLRKRELLKKINAAFGGSAPVSDIIFRPGTPAISDDKHA; encoded by the coding sequence GTGAGGAAGGTCCGGGACCCGAAACCGAAAAAACTCGCCCCCGCCCGCGACCTGGTGGCCGCGGTGCTGGCCAAAAGCGGTTTTCGCACGGGGGACTTCCCTATTTTTGAAGCCTGGGACCGCGCCCTGGGGCCCGACGCCGGCAAGGCCCGGGCCGTGGGGCTCAAGCAGGGCCGCCTTTACGTGGAGGTCGACAGCCCGGTTCGCCAACACGGTTTGACGCTCCGCAAGCGGGAACTGCTCAAAAAAATCAACGCCGCCTTTGGCGGATCGGCCCCCGTATCTGATATAATTTTCAGACCGGGCACCCCCGCTATTTCCGACGATAAGCATGCCTAA
- the recF gene encoding DNA replication and repair protein RecF (All proteins in this family for which functions are known are DNA-binding proteins that assist the filamentation of RecA onto DNA for the initiation of recombination or recombinational repair.) has protein sequence MRLLSVGLRQFRNQARLDFVPTPGLNVLIGPNGAGKSNLLEAIAILCSGQSHRGAEVRQMIQDGRDEMALAAEAEGEEPLSIDLRQKRGRARQMKVNNRTVGRLREWMGRLPVVTFSPEDLDLVKGEPGGRRRAVNGVLIQVDPDYADALARYQRLLEERNAALRQIRDGAAKPSVLEPWDLSLLKEGALLTLSRQKFMDAFGPRVQSRQHGLSGGRDRGALVYRPSFHVPAEDPQAVAETNRRRLAELREGEIALGSTLIGPHRDDVEFRLDDEIAKARASQGQARTLALAWKWEERLYIKERLGREPLCLLDDVFSELDPDRRGQLTDLLTGGAQCFVTVTDLSAWGAADTTSAAVFEIHPAGENAIRR, from the coding sequence TTGCGCCTCCTCAGCGTCGGCCTTCGTCAGTTCCGCAACCAAGCGCGGCTGGATTTTGTCCCCACGCCGGGTTTGAACGTCCTGATCGGCCCCAACGGGGCCGGCAAATCAAACCTCCTGGAAGCCATCGCGATCCTTTGCAGCGGCCAAAGCCACCGGGGCGCCGAGGTCCGTCAAATGATCCAGGACGGCCGGGACGAAATGGCGCTGGCGGCCGAAGCCGAGGGCGAGGAGCCCCTTTCCATCGATCTGCGCCAAAAACGCGGTCGGGCGCGCCAAATGAAGGTCAACAACCGGACGGTCGGGCGACTGCGGGAATGGATGGGCCGACTGCCCGTGGTGACGTTTTCACCCGAGGATTTGGATTTGGTCAAGGGCGAACCCGGCGGGCGGCGCCGCGCGGTCAACGGCGTCTTGATTCAGGTGGACCCCGACTACGCCGACGCCCTGGCGCGTTACCAACGGCTTTTGGAGGAACGCAACGCCGCCCTGCGGCAGATTCGCGACGGCGCCGCCAAACCCTCCGTTCTGGAGCCCTGGGACCTGTCTTTGCTGAAGGAAGGCGCTCTCCTCACCCTTTCGCGCCAAAAGTTCATGGACGCCTTCGGCCCCCGGGTGCAATCCCGCCAGCACGGGCTCTCCGGCGGTCGAGACCGGGGGGCTCTGGTCTACCGGCCTTCGTTCCATGTTCCCGCGGAGGACCCCCAAGCCGTGGCCGAGACCAACCGTCGGCGTCTGGCGGAATTACGGGAAGGCGAGATCGCCTTGGGGTCCACCTTGATCGGGCCCCACCGGGACGACGTGGAGTTCCGGCTGGACGATGAAATCGCCAAAGCCCGGGCCTCCCAGGGCCAAGCCCGCACCCTCGCCCTGGCCTGGAAATGGGAAGAACGCCTTTACATCAAAGAGCGCCTGGGCCGCGAACCCCTGTGCCTGTTGGACGACGTTTTTTCGGAGCTGGACCCGGACCGCCGGGGTCAGTTGACCGACCTCTTGACGGGCGGGGCCCAATGCTTCGTGACCGTGACCGACCTTTCGGCGTGGGGGGCGGCCGACACGACGTCGGCGGCGGTTTTCGAGATTCACCCGGCCGGGGAGAACGCGATCCGCCGGTGA
- the dnaN gene encoding DNA polymerase III subunit beta, with amino-acid sequence MIEIHCQKDELLKGVQLVQSAISPRSTLPVLSNILFEADGEGLRLSSTDLEVGVRCLVKADVKSGGALTVPARPLSEFLRTLDDGRELLLKSVDGQKIEIKSGRDRCSLACLPKDDYPVLPEFNLEKAVSLNASVLREMIRKTIFAVSTDETRYVLNGVDLVIEKGKMILVATDGRRLAFVERETADKKATVSAIIPTKAVNELARVLGTDDKTGELQMAFTENQVTFKHKNVIIISRLIEGNFPNYEQVIPKGHDIQLRLKAKQVLAATQRAAVGTMERGGSVRYSLSENTLQISASAQGRVEVESELEIAYKGEAFAIAFNPVYLIDALKALETDEIFLEFSTPLNPGVVRPVGDDHYKYVVMPMQAN; translated from the coding sequence ATGATTGAGATCCACTGCCAGAAAGACGAACTCTTAAAAGGCGTGCAATTGGTCCAAAGCGCGATTTCGCCCCGCAGCACGCTGCCTGTGCTGTCAAACATTCTTTTTGAGGCGGATGGGGAAGGATTGCGTTTGTCCTCCACCGATTTGGAAGTGGGCGTCCGTTGCCTGGTAAAGGCGGATGTCAAATCCGGAGGTGCTTTAACTGTGCCGGCCCGACCTTTGAGCGAATTCCTCCGCACCCTGGACGACGGCCGAGAACTGTTGTTGAAAAGCGTCGACGGACAGAAAATCGAGATAAAATCCGGACGGGACCGTTGTTCCTTGGCCTGTTTGCCCAAGGACGATTATCCGGTTTTGCCCGAATTCAATTTGGAAAAGGCCGTGTCCTTGAACGCGTCCGTCCTGCGGGAAATGATCCGCAAGACGATTTTCGCGGTGTCCACCGATGAGACGCGTTACGTGCTGAACGGCGTGGATCTCGTGATTGAAAAAGGCAAAATGATCCTCGTCGCCACGGACGGCCGCCGTTTGGCTTTCGTCGAGAGGGAAACCGCGGATAAAAAAGCCACCGTGAGCGCCATCATCCCCACCAAAGCCGTCAACGAACTGGCTCGCGTGTTGGGAACCGACGACAAAACCGGCGAGTTGCAAATGGCTTTCACCGAGAATCAGGTCACGTTCAAACACAAGAACGTCATCATCATTTCCCGCTTGATCGAGGGCAATTTCCCCAATTACGAGCAGGTCATCCCCAAGGGCCACGACATCCAGCTTCGTTTAAAGGCCAAGCAGGTCTTGGCCGCCACTCAGCGGGCGGCGGTGGGCACCATGGAACGCGGCGGGTCCGTGCGCTACAGCCTGTCCGAAAACACACTGCAGATCTCCGCTTCGGCCCAAGGCCGGGTGGAAGTGGAATCCGAGCTCGAAATCGCTTACAAAGGCGAAGCCTTCGCCATCGCCTTCAACCCCGTGTATTTGATTGACGCGTTGAAAGCGCTGGAAACCGACGAGATTTTCCTCGAATTCTCCACCCCCCTGAACCCCGGTGTTGTGCGGCCCGTGGGCGACGACCACTACAAGTACGTCGTCATGCCCATGCAGGCCAATTGA
- the dnaA gene encoding chromosomal replication initiator protein DnaA, with the protein MWSGVLERLKPQLKDEIFNLWVKPLKAQQWDSDLLTLQVPNRFFSEWVKKNCQRQIEDALKEILGRDATLGFETGLEIEPILEREEVRAEPIASPKTENHFTGEQFNPKYTFESFVVGPSNRFAQAAAMAVAKDPGRAYNPLFLYGGVGLGKTHILHATGHAIRQNNPGAKVLYITSERFINEFIDAIRFDKMKDFREKYRNLDCLLIDDIQSLMGKENSQEEFFYTFNSLYDSRKQIIISSDRTPGETKVSARLVSRFEWGVVADIQAPDLETRIAILRKKAATENIFVPDDVILYIASQIRSNIRELEGSLIRIVAFSSLTGTPLTIDSARETLKDIVTANEASRPLRVEDIQEVVANHFNLDLRDMKSKRRTDAIAFPRQIAMYLARTLTECSTTELGEQFGGKDHTTVMHACNKIKGKMTSDPYFTALLNKITQQIKNHASLQDIRSHR; encoded by the coding sequence ATTTGGTCCGGCGTTCTTGAGCGTTTAAAACCGCAACTCAAAGACGAGATCTTCAATCTGTGGGTGAAACCGTTGAAGGCCCAACAATGGGACAGCGATTTGCTCACTTTGCAAGTTCCCAACCGCTTTTTCTCGGAATGGGTGAAGAAGAATTGTCAGCGCCAAATTGAAGACGCTTTAAAAGAAATTTTGGGCCGGGACGCAACCCTCGGATTCGAAACAGGCTTAGAAATAGAGCCGATTTTGGAGCGCGAGGAAGTTCGGGCTGAACCCATCGCCTCCCCGAAAACCGAAAATCACTTCACGGGTGAGCAATTTAACCCCAAATACACCTTTGAGAGCTTCGTGGTGGGGCCGTCCAATCGGTTCGCCCAGGCCGCGGCCATGGCCGTGGCCAAGGATCCAGGCCGGGCGTACAACCCTCTATTCCTTTACGGGGGCGTCGGCCTTGGTAAAACCCATATTTTGCACGCCACGGGCCACGCCATTCGGCAAAACAACCCGGGCGCGAAGGTTCTTTACATCACTTCGGAGCGGTTTATCAACGAGTTCATCGACGCCATCCGTTTCGACAAAATGAAGGATTTCCGGGAAAAGTACCGGAATCTCGATTGCCTTTTGATCGACGATATCCAATCCCTCATGGGCAAGGAGAATTCCCAGGAGGAGTTTTTCTACACCTTCAACTCCCTTTACGATTCGCGCAAACAAATCATCATCTCCTCCGACCGCACCCCCGGGGAAACGAAAGTGAGCGCCCGCCTGGTGTCCCGATTCGAATGGGGGGTGGTGGCGGACATCCAGGCCCCCGATTTAGAGACCCGCATCGCGATTTTGCGCAAAAAGGCGGCCACGGAAAACATCTTCGTTCCGGACGATGTGATCCTCTACATCGCCAGTCAAATCCGTTCCAACATCCGGGAATTGGAAGGCAGTTTGATCCGCATCGTCGCTTTTAGTTCTTTAACGGGGACGCCTTTGACGATCGATTCGGCCCGGGAAACACTCAAAGACATTGTGACGGCCAACGAAGCCTCCCGGCCCCTTCGGGTCGAGGACATCCAAGAGGTCGTGGCCAACCATTTCAATTTGGATTTGCGCGACATGAAGTCCAAGCGGCGGACGGACGCCATCGCGTTCCCCCGTCAAATCGCCATGTATTTGGCCCGCACGCTCACGGAATGTTCCACGACGGAACTGGGCGAACAGTTCGGCGGCAAAGACCACACGACGGTCATGCACGCGTGCAACAAAATCAAAGGCAAAATGACGTCGGACCCCTATTTCACCGCCCTGCTCAACAAGATCACCCAGCAAATCAAGAACCACGCCTCGCTGCAAGACATTCGCTCGCACCGCTGA
- the uvrA gene encoding excinuclease ABC subunit UvrA, whose amino-acid sequence MSADVIRVRGAREHNLKNLTFEIPRDKMVVVTGLSGSGKSSLAFNTIYAEGQRRYVESLSAYARQFLELMEKPDVDLIEGLSPAIAIEQRTPSHNPRSTVGTVTEIYDYLRLLYARVGTPHCPDCGREIQAQSASQIIAEVAKAYDGQNIHLLAPLVRGRTGTYEALFEKLKKSGYVRVRVNDRLHELDQKIPLDRYKKHSIEVVVDRLTVSATGRDRLADSIETTLKESRGLLLVLTDKTGAAPRLFSEHNACAHCGTSLPEVEPRLFSFNSPYGACPVCDGLGVKLEIAEDLVVPDDRLSIADGALAAWSDPVTTRTNRWKKSWSGYYNEILEEVCRRNRIPMDRPWAQLSRDQRRSILHGGIDHKSPWGKNVKEFEGVIGNLGRRYKESESAFVKEEIQGRFMRSRLCPDCRGARLKPEALAVSVGGKSIAELVRLSVLDANEFFKDLPLSERSQFVARQVLKEIRSRLSFLVDVGLDYVTLDRESATLAGGEAQRIHLATQIGSGLVGVLYVLDEPTIGLHPRDNERLLTTLKRLRDLGNTLLIVEHDEETIRAADWVLDLGPGAGVHGGQLIAQGPVDAILKSKESVTGAYLRGERGVPVPRERRRPGEAVLEIQGAQQFNLKNIDVKFPLGLFVAVTGVSGSGKSTLVGEILHKALAKKLNGAKEEPGRHRALVGIEQVDKVVDVDQTPIGRTPRSNAATYTGAFGPIRDLFAQLAESRRRGYKPGRFSFNVKGGRCENCEGDGTLKISMQFLPDVYVPCDECHGARFNAETLEVKFKGKSIADVLAMPAEEAAVFFENVPSIARILKTLVDVGMGYAAIGQPATTLSGGEAQRVKLASELCRRPTGHTLYILDEPTTGLHFADVEKLLGVLQRLVDGGNTVVVIEHNLDVIKTADWILDMGPEGGSGGGQLVVAGPPEAVVAYKKSHTGRHLKALLK is encoded by the coding sequence GTGAGCGCCGACGTTATCCGCGTGCGGGGCGCGCGGGAGCACAACCTCAAAAATCTCACCTTCGAAATTCCCCGGGACAAAATGGTGGTGGTCACGGGCCTCTCCGGTTCGGGCAAAAGCTCCCTGGCTTTCAACACCATTTACGCCGAAGGCCAACGCCGTTACGTTGAAAGCCTGTCCGCCTACGCCCGACAATTTCTGGAATTGATGGAAAAACCCGACGTGGACTTGATCGAAGGCCTGTCCCCGGCCATCGCCATCGAACAGCGGACCCCGTCCCACAACCCACGGTCCACCGTGGGCACGGTCACGGAAATTTACGATTATCTGCGCCTGCTCTACGCGCGGGTCGGCACCCCCCACTGCCCGGACTGCGGCCGGGAAATCCAGGCCCAATCCGCCAGCCAAATCATCGCCGAAGTCGCCAAGGCCTACGACGGTCAAAACATTCATCTTTTGGCCCCCCTGGTGCGGGGACGGACGGGCACCTATGAAGCGCTGTTTGAAAAACTCAAAAAGAGCGGCTATGTGCGCGTGCGGGTCAACGACCGGTTGCACGAGTTGGACCAAAAGATCCCCCTCGACCGGTACAAAAAGCATTCCATCGAAGTGGTGGTCGATCGGTTGACGGTTTCGGCCACCGGTCGGGACCGTCTGGCCGATTCCATTGAGACGACGCTGAAAGAGTCGCGGGGGTTGCTGCTGGTGTTAACGGACAAAACCGGCGCGGCCCCCCGTCTGTTTTCGGAGCACAACGCCTGCGCCCACTGCGGCACCAGTCTGCCCGAGGTGGAGCCTCGCCTCTTTTCCTTTAACAGCCCCTACGGGGCCTGCCCCGTCTGCGACGGGTTGGGGGTCAAGCTGGAAATCGCCGAGGACCTGGTGGTCCCGGACGACCGTTTGTCCATCGCCGACGGCGCCCTGGCCGCCTGGTCGGACCCGGTCACCACCCGCACCAACCGGTGGAAAAAATCCTGGTCCGGGTATTACAACGAAATTTTGGAAGAGGTGTGCCGACGCAATCGCATCCCGATGGACAGGCCCTGGGCCCAATTGTCCCGGGATCAGCGCCGGTCGATTTTACACGGAGGCATTGACCACAAATCCCCCTGGGGAAAGAACGTCAAAGAATTCGAAGGGGTCATCGGGAATCTGGGGCGTCGTTACAAGGAATCCGAATCGGCTTTCGTCAAAGAAGAAATCCAGGGGCGTTTTATGCGCAGCCGCCTTTGCCCCGACTGCCGGGGGGCGCGCCTCAAGCCGGAGGCCCTGGCGGTGTCGGTCGGCGGAAAGAGCATCGCGGAACTCGTGCGCTTATCGGTTTTGGACGCCAACGAATTTTTTAAAGACCTGCCCCTCTCCGAGCGCTCCCAATTCGTTGCGCGGCAAGTTTTAAAGGAAATCCGATCCCGCTTGAGCTTTTTGGTCGATGTGGGGCTGGATTACGTGACCCTGGACCGGGAATCCGCCACCCTGGCGGGCGGCGAGGCCCAAAGGATTCACCTGGCCACGCAAATCGGTTCCGGCTTGGTGGGCGTTCTTTACGTTCTGGACGAGCCAACCATCGGCCTCCACCCCCGGGACAACGAACGCCTTTTGACCACCCTTAAGCGTCTGCGAGATTTGGGCAACACCCTTCTGATCGTCGAGCACGACGAGGAGACCATTCGCGCCGCCGATTGGGTTCTGGACCTGGGCCCGGGGGCGGGGGTCCACGGGGGCCAATTGATCGCCCAGGGTCCGGTGGACGCCATTTTGAAATCCAAAGAATCGGTGACCGGCGCTTATCTTAGAGGGGAGCGGGGTGTTCCCGTTCCCCGTGAGCGCCGCCGACCCGGAGAGGCGGTGCTTGAAATTCAGGGCGCCCAGCAATTCAATTTAAAAAACATTGACGTTAAATTCCCTCTGGGGTTATTTGTGGCGGTGACGGGGGTGTCCGGCTCCGGCAAAAGCACTTTGGTGGGCGAAATTTTGCACAAGGCTCTGGCGAAAAAATTGAACGGGGCCAAGGAAGAACCGGGCCGCCATCGGGCTTTGGTCGGCATCGAACAGGTGGACAAGGTGGTGGACGTGGACCAAACGCCCATCGGGCGGACCCCCCGGTCCAACGCGGCGACCTACACGGGAGCCTTTGGGCCCATCCGCGATTTGTTCGCCCAACTGGCGGAAAGCCGCCGCCGGGGTTACAAACCCGGGCGCTTCTCTTTCAACGTCAAAGGCGGCCGTTGCGAAAATTGCGAGGGGGACGGCACCCTCAAGATATCCATGCAATTTCTTCCCGACGTCTACGTGCCCTGCGACGAATGCCACGGCGCGCGGTTCAACGCGGAAACTCTCGAAGTCAAATTCAAAGGGAAATCCATCGCCGATGTCCTCGCCATGCCGGCGGAGGAGGCGGCGGTGTTTTTCGAGAACGTACCGTCGATCGCGCGGATTCTCAAAACCCTCGTGGACGTGGGCATGGGGTACGCCGCCATCGGTCAACCGGCGACGACCCTGTCGGGCGGGGAGGCCCAACGAGTCAAACTCGCCTCGGAATTGTGCCGCCGTCCCACCGGGCACACTCTTTATATTTTGGATGAGCCCACCACGGGCCTGCATTTTGCGGACGTCGAGAAATTGTTGGGAGTGCTTCAACGCCTGGTGGACGGGGGGAACACCGTCGTGGTGATCGAACACAATTTGGACGTCATCAAAACGGCCGATTGGATCCTGGACATGGGGCCGGAAGGCGGGTCGGGGGGCGGACAATTGGTGGTGGCCGGCCCGCCGGAAGCCGTCGTTGCCTATAAAAAATCCCACACGGGGCGACACTTAAAAGCGTTGTTGAAATAG
- a CDS encoding M28 family peptidase, whose product MNPMEERLRTRVRALCDDFYPRDAGHPEVLARAADHLGAEFRTLGLSSRRQEWTAGESRYANVIADVGPASEDRIVIGAHYDTAGAQPGADDNASGVAGLFELAALLAARPPARRVELVAYCLEEAPHCRTPQMGSAVHAASLRAERARVRLMVSLEMIGYFRDARGTQRYPLPGMGFVYPRRGHFIAVVGIFGQSRGQRAIVKAMRGATPLPVRSLVATRQVPGIERSDHMNYWNEGYDAVMVTDTAEFRNPNYHTAADLPETLDYHRMAQVVLGVEAAVRRLADNP is encoded by the coding sequence GTGAACCCCATGGAAGAGCGGTTGAGAACGCGGGTGCGGGCCCTGTGCGACGATTTTTACCCCCGGGACGCCGGCCATCCCGAGGTCTTGGCCCGGGCCGCCGACCATCTCGGGGCCGAGTTCCGGACCCTGGGGCTATCCTCCCGACGACAGGAATGGACCGCCGGGGAATCCCGCTACGCGAACGTGATCGCGGACGTCGGCCCGGCGTCCGAAGATCGGATCGTGATCGGCGCCCATTACGACACCGCCGGCGCCCAGCCCGGGGCCGACGACAACGCCTCCGGGGTCGCCGGCCTGTTCGAACTGGCGGCTCTGTTGGCGGCCCGCCCCCCGGCGCGCCGCGTGGAGCTGGTGGCCTATTGCCTGGAAGAGGCCCCCCATTGCCGCACCCCCCAAATGGGAAGCGCTGTGCACGCGGCGTCCCTTCGGGCGGAGCGGGCGCGCGTGCGGCTCATGGTGTCCTTGGAAATGATCGGCTATTTCCGGGACGCCCGGGGGACGCAACGCTACCCGCTGCCCGGCATGGGTTTCGTTTACCCTCGGCGGGGGCATTTCATCGCGGTGGTCGGCATCTTCGGCCAAAGTCGGGGCCAGCGCGCGATCGTTAAAGCCATGCGGGGGGCCACGCCCCTGCCGGTACGTTCCCTCGTGGCCACCCGCCAGGTGCCGGGTATTGAACGGTCGGACCACATGAATTATTGGAACGAAGGGTACGACGCCGTCATGGTCACGGACACGGCGGAATTCCGGAACCCCAACTACCACACCGCCGCGGACCTTCCCGAAACTTTGGATTATCACCGCATGGCCCAAGTGGTCCTGGGCGTGGAGGCCGCGGTCCGCCGTCTGGCGGACAACCCGTGA